Part of the Myxocyprinus asiaticus isolate MX2 ecotype Aquarium Trade chromosome 17, UBuf_Myxa_2, whole genome shotgun sequence genome, CAGATGATCAGTCGATGTCAGATGTTTATGTGCATGCAGATGATCAGTCGACATCAGATGTTTATGTGCATGCAGATGATCAGTCGACGTCAGATGTTTATGTGCATGCGCATGCAGATGATCAGTCCACGTCAGATGTTTGTGCATGCAGATGATCAGTCCACGTCAGATGTTTATGTGCATGCAGATGATCAGTCCACATCAGATGTTTATGTGCATGCAGATGATCAGTCCACATCAGATGTTTACGTGCATGCAGATGATCAGTCCATGTCAGATGTTTATGTGCATGCAGATGATCAGTCGATGTCAGATGTTTATGTGCATGCAATTAGTCTCTGCAGTTTTTTTGCAGAGACTATAATCTTATAGAATAACCTAAGATCTCACTGCTGTTGTAGGGGATGGAGGTGGACTGTAAACCAGAGGACCTGTCTACATGTTTGTATGATGAGCACTGTGTGGAGCAGGGAGAGGTTAAAGATATGAGGCTGGAGGCTGAGGCGGTGGTCAATGATGTGCTCTTCGCAGTCACAGACATGCACGTCTCTCATAATCTTACCAGTGGAGTGGATGTGGCATATATAAACGTGGAAATCAGAGAGGGAAACCGGTACTGCTTAGAGCTCACAGAGGCAGGTTTAAGGGTGAGTGATGATAACATATAGTAGTAACATCTTGGGGCAACACATAGGACATTTTCTTCACAGTACTGATTATAATATTGATGTTTTCCCAACCCTGGGCATGGGAGAATGAAAATGTTTGTAGCATAACCTTTTTCAGACAAGTACCCCTTGGTGGATAGAGAGACAAAGCAGGGACCCcctgtttgcattaaaataatacatgaatttatGGAGTTATATGCTTGCAAATtgcaaatgcattacattataatTTTGGTATTTGTTTTTTCCAGGTGGTTGGACATGCCTTTGGTCAGGTTGAGGAGGGTTTGAGCACCCAGTATCATGAGACTGTTTACTCACTGCTGGATTCTCTGAGTCCGGGATACAGAGAAGCGTTCGGAAATGCTCTGCTACAGAGACTGGAGAGGCTCAAACAAAATGGACAGTGAGGATCATTCAGTATCATTCAGAACATCTTTGCTCGCTAATGGTCAAATCAAGTTCTGTGCTGCCCTCAGCTTATAGCATCAGTGGTACCTTACCATTTTCTGTTTTGAACCTTTCATTTGTTTTAACAGAACTTCTAGGTGATTATTTGCCTGTGatgttttaagggttttattctattatttggAGAGATATCATTAGCAGCAGTGGTGAAATAACAGGCCCAGATTAATACTCCATATAGtattctcctcttttttttttattctaaacatTCAGCTAAAAATACAGTTGCTAATTCAAGTGAAATATCCCTCTGATATAGCACTTTGTGCTGTTTTGGGGATGTTGGGAAAATGTTATTGGAAC contains:
- the LOC127454890 gene encoding GSK3-beta interaction protein-like isoform X2, encoding MGMEVDCKPEDLSTCLYDEHCVEQGEVKDMRLEAEAVVNDVLFAVTDMHVSHNLTSGVDVAYINVEIREGNRYCLELTEAGLRVVGHAFGQVEEGLSTQYHETVYSLLDSLSPGYREAFGNALLQRLERLKQNGQ
- the LOC127454890 gene encoding GSK3-beta interaction protein-like isoform X1; translation: MSRKCSIELSPEEGMEVDCKPEDLSTCLYDEHCVEQGEVKDMRLEAEAVVNDVLFAVTDMHVSHNLTSGVDVAYINVEIREGNRYCLELTEAGLRVVGHAFGQVEEGLSTQYHETVYSLLDSLSPGYREAFGNALLQRLERLKQNGQ